Genomic window (Brachyspira hampsonii):
TATTTGAAAAAGCTGGAAATCCTAAAGACATGCTGAAACTTACAGAAGAAGAAATAGAAAAACTTATATATCCTGTTGGTTTTTATAAAGTAAAGGCTAAAAATATATTGGAAGTATCTAAAATGATAATAGATGATTATAACGGACAGGTGCCTGATGAAATAGATGAACTTTTGAAGCTTAAAGGTGTTGGAAGAAAAGTTGCAAATTTGGTAGTAACTGAAGCATTTGATAAAGACGGTATATGTGTAGATACTCATGTTCATAGAATATCAAACAGATTCGGATATGTTAATACAAAAACTCCTGAAGAAACAGAGTTTGCTTTGAGAGATAAACTTCCTAAAGAGTATTGGAGGATTTATAATGATACTTTGGTTGTTTACGGACAGAATTTATGCAAGCCCATTTCTCCGTTATGCTCAAAATGTACAGTATCTCAGTATTGCGATTATTTTAAAAATGAATATAAAGAGCATAAAGAGAAAAATAAGGAAAAAAAATCTAATAAGAAAAAATAAATATATTATTTATTGTTTATTATCTTTTTTGTATTTATTTTATTCATTTTTTTGAATGAAATATTAGCCTGCGATATTATAACGCCTAATAATATAAAAACTATTCCTATTACAGCAAATACAGTTATATTTTCATCTAAAATGATTTTTGAAGCTATTAAAGTTATTATTGGTATGAAGTATATATATGTATTAGTTTTTACAGCACCTAATATTTTTATGGAATAAGCCCAAGTTATAAAACATAAAGTGCATGCTATAAAAGATAAAAATAAAAGATTGATTAAGTTTATAGGTTTTAAATAATCATTCATATTTACATCAAAGCCCATAAATAACATTGCAGGCAGCATAAATATTATTCCATACATAAAAGTTTTTTTAGTTATTAAAACAGAATTATATCCCAAATCTGCAATTTTTTTTACTAATACAGAATATATTCCCCACATAACAGCAGCTAATACGGCAAACATATCGCCTATAGGATTTATTTTTAATATAAACTTTCCATTGAATGCTATTACAAATATACCGATTATAGCAAATATGAATCCTATAAAGAAATTAATTTTTAATTTTTCTTTTAAAAATACTGATGCGAATATTCCTGTAAATAATGGTCCTATAGCAACCAAAATACCGACATTTGATGCCAAAGAATAGTTTAATGCTATATTTTCAAATAAATAATAAAGTGTTATTCCGCTTAATCCTGTAAGAGCAAATAATATTTCTTCTTTCTTTGTATGTATTCTATTATTCTTGCGGTATATTATTAAGAGTAAAGCAAATCCTAATAAAAACCTGCTGAAAAGTATTTCTATAGGAGAGAAATCTCTTAATAATATTTTTGTAGAAATAAAAGTAATACCCCACATTAATACACTGAAAAATGTGCATAAGTATGCTTTAATATTTTGATTGATAAACATTGTGTTTCTTCCAACTATTTAGAAGAATCTCTTATAATATTTTTTATATATTCATCATCTTCTATGACTTTTATAGAATTTTTATTATCTGTTTCTTTTTTATCAGAACAAGATAATAATAATAACATCATTAAAATTAATAAACAATATATCTTTTTCATCATTATGTTATCCGCAAATAAATTATAATATATTATATAAACAGCATATTATATAAACAATATAGTCATTAAAAATATAAAAAATAATTACTTTATCGATAAAATTGTTTGACAAAATGTTTAAATATAATATTATTGTCATTAACATAATATCGGAATAATTTTAAAGGAACTATTGAATATGAAAAAAATTTCATTATATTTTATTATTTCAGTATCATTATTATTTGTATTTTCATGCTCTAAAAAACCTTATGATAATATCAATTTAAAAAAAGCATTAGATTTGATGACTAAATCAACTAATTTAGTTTTATTAGATGTTAGAACAGCAGAAGAATATATGGGAGGAAGTGCCCCTAATTCTATTAATATTGATGTTCTCAATACAGATTTCAAAAGTAAAATAGATCTTTTAGATAAAAATAAAGAATATATAGTATACTGCAGAAGCGGAAACAGATCTGCTATAGCTTCAAGTATAATGGCTACCAATGGGTTTTTACATGTTTATAATTTGCAAAATGTAAGTTATGCAGATTTTGTAAATGCCATATTAACAAATCAAAATTAATTTTTTAACATATTAATTTATAAATAATCAAGAATAATCAGTAATAAGCATGGAAATTAAACTCCATGCTTATTTTTATTGTATTATATGCATTATGATGCTTTTATTTCTTTTATAGCTTTTTGTATATCATCGTATATTTTTACTTTTTTATGTGCCTCCAATGATTTTAAAGACCATTTTGAATATTCATTTAAACCTGTTAATATTAAATTTCCTCCTCTAAATTCCAATACTTTTTGAGCTTCAAGCATTAAATATATAGCATTGGATATTATGTATTTAGTGTTATGTGCAAAATGTATGATTATATTTTTTGTGTAATTTTCTAAAAGTCTATTTAGTATATTATAAAGTTCATTGTATATGCTTA
Coding sequences:
- a CDS encoding endonuclease III domain-containing protein, with product MNDNDIHPIMKELTKVTKEMPMPVVTEIKIITNRDAYKILISTMLSLRTKDPTTRDASMRLFEKAGNPKDMLKLTEEEIEKLIYPVGFYKVKAKNILEVSKMIIDDYNGQVPDEIDELLKLKGVGRKVANLVVTEAFDKDGICVDTHVHRISNRFGYVNTKTPEETEFALRDKLPKEYWRIYNDTLVVYGQNLCKPISPLCSKCTVSQYCDYFKNEYKEHKEKNKEKKSNKKK
- a CDS encoding DMT family transporter, translated to MFINQNIKAYLCTFFSVLMWGITFISTKILLRDFSPIEILFSRFLLGFALLLIIYRKNNRIHTKKEEILFALTGLSGITLYYLFENIALNYSLASNVGILVAIGPLFTGIFASVFLKEKLKINFFIGFIFAIIGIFVIAFNGKFILKINPIGDMFAVLAAVMWGIYSVLVKKIADLGYNSVLITKKTFMYGIIFMLPAMLFMGFDVNMNDYLKPINLINLLFLSFIACTLCFITWAYSIKILGAVKTNTYIYFIPIITLIASKIILDENITVFAVIGIVFILLGVIISQANISFKKMNKINTKKIINNK
- a CDS encoding rhodanese-like domain-containing protein, which produces MKKISLYFIISVSLLFVFSCSKKPYDNINLKKALDLMTKSTNLVLLDVRTAEEYMGGSAPNSINIDVLNTDFKSKIDLLDKNKEYIVYCRSGNRSAIASSIMATNGFLHVYNLQNVSYADFVNAILTNQN